A window from Culex pipiens pallens isolate TS chromosome 3, TS_CPP_V2, whole genome shotgun sequence encodes these proteins:
- the LOC120431062 gene encoding dnaJ homolog subfamily C member 13 isoform X1 — protein sequence MASATAASAASGARENVDLECFLVTKHSWKGKYKRIFSIGSTGVSTYNLDKFDLTNRWQYNEVVSVLPNKSGNTAYEFVLNLRKDKKVDTIKLSSEYRSEILTSLLKYYKEFSDKPKHITDDVECPTESFRLSSSLSSPALNVRLNGWIRILVSSLLLQPRVTECLPCSVATATGSELGQIGSNKFDAFKHHWSGTTLPTVLEVTPCSLDQLDPTTNTVLASYNYKDIDGIIGIQDYSNGIVLAYGGHSRLHLFRVANHLDVVQMIVTNAQQNLGIEIKVLKNQISIDQFERERFGKFSGDQHQTSLSEFMVQKITPRHSEPMRRILCLTDTTILERDPQTYSVCTLRPLGEIFALIRCDDNIQKFSIEYKNGLTRSYLTNDRDSLLATLLDSVRSCGNQDVHVRITRTPRGKRVGPLTAPVDEESEAILLKYIINCYQYPVKRFDVLERFNANVPYSGLNYSVTQESLFSENKERLIGGALQALVGAGKEDLNQLNNVDLEASFHVLRRLLASKVGFAAFTNQPGFREAIGLRVVHALKRNNLAVTYASIDMINALMHPMHAEYDLKQEQMNKSSLLHSKGFLEQLLDMWTKHVNLGSGALVLSAMLDFLTFALCVPYSETTDGKQFDMLLEMVATRGRTLYKLFQHPSLAIVKGSGLVMRALIEEGDTAISNQMQTLALDEAALCHHLLVALYTPSHDTTMATHRQLSRHLVGLWITDSKEALNLLKRIFPAGLLSFLESEDPVPKEDVEEDKLNFRDNLKLAVQHSSKNKRLNYLLEKHLEGIKHWGLNLIDRQEKIQQSQKNRPIVLRNRRQKKKTGNEVINLPLFFYQFNKNHAMPNLIWNLKTREELRAALENEIRQFNADKDLAGSMLVAWNYEEFEVHYQCLADEIKIGDYYIRLLLERDDWPQNLVKNPIELFNALYRRVLCRNRLNDDQLTVTSLQALAKVYKRYYEEIGYFSDMTYILQMLDRCLSPALRDALIGLVKNLVLHKSNCRPLVDHVNCLVDLVTLAHLHTGRAMPNTKTNVIEAGPNMKMHEEKDWYYNVERENEKPERCGPVTFSELKDLWQKGVLTPRTRCWAVGMDGWRSLQQIPQLKWCLMAKGSPLYNETELAQHVLDILIKCTSFFPSRARDGEAVLIPGPRLSRKLSEFICLPHIVQVCLTHDPGLLERVATLLCQIMEDNPEMSKVYLTGVFYFMLMYTGSNILPIARFLKMTHMKQAFRSEETTSQSGIMHRSILGQLLPEAMVCFLENHSAEKFAETFLGEFDTPEVIWSSEMRRMLIEKISAHIADFTPKLKGHTMARYPYLAIPVISYPQLENELFCHIFYLRHLCDIRKFPNWPIPDPVQLLKHTLDAWRKEVEKKPSQMTVTQAYQDLGIDLAKHPQPDESLIRKSYYRLAQMYHPDKNPKGREKFERVNQAYEFLCSRRSSSDGPNPNNIVLILRAQSILFDRYAEVLRPYKYAGYPQLIKTIRLETKDDQLFSKTVPLLSAASELCYHTVHCSALNAEELRREEGIEALLEAYSRCVSIMGVDSQRDSLHYEVISNITRCFEVACSFENCRKKILELPQLIVDVCRVVYFKHSLSVSLVTSLAANNYELQCNLVRNGVLWSLMIFMFDYDYTLDESGVSTEEKSNTQQVSNNLAKLSLLACVALAGYHITLLDDPKQSVVKPIAQSNPTSRSDSPQQQVAARSNSLSQTQPYTQNASNIIQNNSSLIQSVTTIQQDKTSPETQSVASESDELPEAEKGLSNRKYKISSAPAANAPVKSMLDGLLTPFVAHKLVTDADTEVLKLLNSNTRNPYLIWDNGTRAQLMDFLEFQRTNASKEQYEDVADILELVRAFSFDAHRDELKIGGIFIRIYNEMPTFPIINPKTFVIDLLEFLKQAYNHLSAKNVKPIPPPMAASPVAATVPPPSVNSQGILIPTKAWKPLVPAKSNVPVNNNNNNNIINNNAGQQQQQKDFSTVLSEYSRAKQRSQLSGGKGGAGSDNKTYDFASNPNAINHIVMALKALIAVIKSNSNVEIQCIGHFEMLFGFLSSSLCDRDKVLKSLALEVVCLVSRNKECVTEISACEIFGLYLVALQDKDLRDMQLKVLETLSGLLNVPKMIKEGHSKGAVIYLLDLFGNSNNPQIREMCAELLSKMNADKLSGPKIRITVCKYLPPVFLDAMIDSPSVAVQMYESTHEHPELIWNDRIRTSVSDAVHDMADSFYAQQKRNSKVQWRDPEVLPEIISSELVVSGVYLRLYISNPGWTLRKPKQFLADLLDFIVDNISRNGVDKNVLDISTTALVLLLNAQPNLADSVPVLGHIPKFFRQLSVQPKSALTVLHQLSLSEICVSAISQTDCILSLKSCMENHRELVATTCETMSRLFKCQHDSLIRQALECQLIPYLLNLLESRIEATSNPAMVKAQIVAALKAMTSNLTYGDRVAHILNQNPVWAEYRDQKHDLFITDTNVRGYLTGAPNTTAGYLTQGPAKNVEVLTSPPPIDRDDPLFSRTSSNDS from the exons ATGGCTTCCGCGACAGCGGCTTCGGCTGCGTCGGGCGCTCGGGAAAATGTCGATCTGGAGTGCTTTCTTGTAACGAAACACTCGTGGAAGGGCAAGTACAAGCGAATCTTCTCGATCGGTTCCACCGGCGTTTCCACCTACAATCTGGACAAGTTCGATCTCACCAACCGGTGGCAGTACAACGAAGTGGTCAGCGTGCTGCCCAACAAGTCGGGGAAT ACCGCGTACGAGTTTGTGCTGAATCTACGCAAGGACAAAAAGGTCGACACGATCAAGCTTTCGTCGGAGTACCGCAGCGAAATCCTCACCTCACTGCTAAAGTATTACAAGGAATTTTCCGACAAACCAAAGCATATTACG GATGATGTAGAATGTCCTACTGAGTCCTTCCGGTTATCGTCATCGTTGTCGTCACCCGCGTTGAATGTCAGGCTAAACGGTTGGATTAGGATCCTAGTGTCGTCGCTGCTGTTGCAACCGAGGGTCACCGAATGTTTGCCGTGCAGCGTCGCCACCGCCACCGGCAGCGAACTGGGGCAGATCGGGTCCAAT aaatttgacGCCTTCAAGCACCACTGGTCGGGCACGACGCTGCCAACGGTGCTGGAAGTGACACCCTGTTCGTTGGATCAACTTGACCCCACAACCAACACCGTACTGGCCAGTTACAACTACAAGGACATCGACGGCATCATCGGCATCCAGGACTACAGCAACGGGATCGTGCTGGCGTACGGTGGCCACAGCCGGCTGCATCTGTTCCGGGTCGCGAACCATCTTGACGTGGTGCAGATGATTGTGACCAACGCCCAGCAGAACCTGGGGATTGAGATTAAGGTGCTGAAGAACCAGATCTCGATCGATCAGTTCGAGCGGGAGCGGTTCGGGAAATTCAGTGGCGATCAGCACCAGACTTCGCTGTCGGAGTTTATGGTGCAAAAAATTACACCCCGTCACTCGGAGCCGATGCGGAGGATTCTGTGCCTCACGGATACGACTATTTTGGAGCGCGATCCGCAGACGTACAGTGTGTGCACGTTGCGTCCGCTGGGGGAAATTTTTGCCCTCATCCGGTGCGACGATAATATTCAGAAATTCTCGATCGAGTACAAGAACGGGTTGACGAGGTCGTATCTGACGAATGATCG TGACTCGCTGCTGGCCACGCTGCTGGATTCGGTGCGTTCGTGTGGCAACCAGGACGTGCACGTGCGCATCACTAGAACGCCGCGTGGCAAGCGGGTCGGTCCGCTGACGGCACCCGTGGACGAGGAGTCGGAGGCGATCCTGCTGAAGTACATCATCAACTGTTACCAGTACCCGGTGAAGCGGTTCGACGTGCTCGAGCGCTTCAACGCGAACGTTCCGTACAGCGGCCTGAACTACAGCGTCACGCAGGAG AGCTTGTTTTCCGAAAACAAAGAACGACTTATTGGTGGTGCGTTGCAGGCCTTGGTCGGTGCCGGGAAGGAAGACTTGAACCAGCTCAACAACGTTGATCTGGAGGCGTCTTTCCACGTGCTGCGACGATTGCTGGCCAGTAAAGTGGGCTTTGCGGCCTTCACCAACCAGCCGGGATTCCGGGAGGCCATCGGGCTGCGCGTGGTTCACGCCCTGAAGCGTAATAATCTGGCCGTGACGTACGCCTCGATCGACATGATCAACGCCCTGATGCATCCGATGCACGCCGAGTACGACCTCAAGCAAGAGCAAATGAACAAATCGTCGCTGTTGCACTCCAAGGGCTTTTTGGAGCAGCTGTTGGACATGTGGACGAAGCACGTAAATCTCGGCTCGGGAGCGCTGGTTCTGTCGGCCATGCTGGACTTTCTCACGTTTGCCCTGTGCGTTCCGTACAGTGAAACTACGGACGGGAAGCAGTTTGACATGCTGCTGGAGATGGTGGCGACCCGTGGCCGGACACTGTACAAGCTGTTCCAGCATCCGTCGCTGGCCATCGTCAAGGGTAGTGGGCTAGTTATGCGGGCGTTGATCGAGGAAGGCGACACGGCGATCTCCAACCAAATGCAAACGTTAGCGCTCGACGAGGCCGCACTGTGTCATCACCTGCTGGTGGCGCTGTACACGCCGTCGCACGACACCACCATGGCCACCCATCGGCAGCTGTCGCGACATCTGGTGGGACTGTGGATAACCGACAGCAAGGAAGCGCTGAACCTGCTGAAGAGAATTTTC ccGGCCGGTTTGCTGTCGTTCCTGGAGAGCGAAGATCCCGTCCCCAAGGAGGACGTGGAGGAGGACAAACTGAACTTCCGGGACAACCTGAAGCTCGCGGTGCAACATTCCAGCAAGAACAAACGGCTCAACTATCTGCTCGAGAAGCACCTCGAAGGCATCAAGCACTGGGGCCTGAATCTGATCGACCGCCAGGAAAAGATTCAGCAGTCGCAGAAGAACCGGCCGATCGTGCTGCGTAATCGGCGCCAGAAGAAGAAAACCGGCAACGAGGTGATCAACCTGCCGCTGTTTTTCTACCAGTTCAACAAGAACCACGCGATGCCGAACCTGATCTGGAATCTCAAAACGCGCGAGGAGCTGCGGGCGGCACTGGAGAACGAAATCCGGCAGTTCAACGCGGACAAGGATCTGGCTGGGAGCATGCTGGTGGCGTGGAACTACGAGGAGTTTGAAGTGCACTACCAGTGCCTGGCGGACGAGATCAAGATCGGGGACTACTACATCCGGCTGCTGCTCGAGCGGGACGACTGGCCGCAGAATCTGGTGAAGAATCC CATTGAGCTGTTCAACGCGTTGTATCGAAGGGTGTTGTGCCGGAACCGGTTAAACGATGATCAGCTGACGGTGACTTCGCTGCAAGCGCTGGCCAAGGTGTACAAACGGTACTACGAGGAGATTGGATACTTTAGCGATATGACGTACATTCTGCAAATGTTGGATCGG TGCCTTTCGCCAGCGCTCCGCGACGCACTGATCGGGCTGGTGAAGAACCTCGTGCTCCACAAATCAAACTGCCGTCCACTGGTAGACCACGTCAACTGCCTTGTAGATCTGGTGACGCTAGCGCACCTGCACACGGGCCGTGCCATGCCCAATACCAAGACGAACGTGATCGAGGCCGGGCCGAACATGAAAATGCACGAAGAGAAGGACTGGTACTACAACGTGGAGCGGGAAAACGAAAAGCCGGAACGGTGCGGTCCGGTGACGTTCTCCGAGCTAAAGGATCTGTGGCAGAAGGGAGTGCTGACGCCGCGCACACGTTGCTGGGCCGTGGGAATGGACGGGTGGCGATCGCTGCAGCAGATTCCGCAGCTAAAGTGGTGTCTAATGGCGAAAGGGTCGCCGTTGTACAACGAGACGGAGCTGGCGCAGCACGTGCTGGATATTCTGATCAAGTGCACCAGCTTCTTCCCCAGTCGAGCACGCGATGGAGAGGCCGTTCTTATTCCGGGGCCGCGGTTGTCCCGGAAGTTGTCGGAGTTTATCTGTTTGCCGCACATCGTGCAGGTTTGTTTGACCCACGATCCGGGTTTGCTCGAGCGAGTTGCGACGTTGCTGTGTCAAATCATGGAAGACAATCCGGAAATGTCCAAGGTGTACTTGACGGGGGTGTTTTACTTCATGTTGATGTACACCGGAAGTAACATTTTGCCTATCGCTCGGTTCCTCAAAATGACCCACATGAAGCAGGCGTTCCGCAGCGAAGAAACGACTTCCCAGTCGGGGATCATGCACCGGAGCATTCTCGGTCAGTTGCTGCCGGAGGCGATGGTTTGCTTCCTGGAGAATCACAGCGCGGAAAAGTTTGCCGAAACGTTCCTGGGCGAGTTTGACACGCCGGAGGTAATCTGGAGTTCGGAAATGCGTCGCATGTTGATCGAGAAGATTTCCGCCCACATTGCTGATTTCACGCCAAAGTTGAAGGGTCACACAATGGCACGGTATCCGTACCTGGCCATTCCGGTGATCAGCTATCCGCAGCTGGAGAACGAGTTGTTCTGCCACATCTTCTACCTGCGACACTTGTGCGACATCCGGAAGTTCCCGAACTGGCCCATTCCGGATCCGGTGCAACTGTTGAAGCACACGTTGGACGCGTGGCGTAAAGAGGTCGAGAAGAAGCCCTCGCAAATGACCGTAACGCAGGCCTACCAAGATCTTGGCATCGATCTGGCCAAGCATCCTCAGCCGGATGAGTCGCTGATACGCAAGAGTTACTACCGTCTCGCACAGATGTATCATCCGGACAAAAATCCAAAGGGAAGGGAAAAGTTCGAACGGGTCAACCAGGCGTACGAGTTTCTGTGTTCGCGACGAAGCAGCAGCGACGGTCCCAACCCGAACAACATTGTGCTCATACTGCGCGCGCAGAGCATCCTGTTTGATCGGTACGCCGAAGTGTTGCGGCCGTACAAGTACGCCGGCTATCCCCAGCTGATCAAAACGATCCGGCTGGAGACGAAGGACGATCAACTGTTTTCGAAGACCGTGCCACTGCTGAGTGCCGCCTCGGAACTGTGCTACCACACGGTGCACTGTTCCGCCCTCAACGCCGAAGAGCTGCGTCGCGAGGAAGGTATCGAAGCCCTGCTGGAAGCGTACTCGCGTTGTGTCTCGATCATGGGAGTCGATTCCCAGCGGGACTCGCTGCACTACGAGGTCATTTCGAACATTACGCGGTGCTTTGAGGTGGCGTGCTCGTTTGAAAACTGCCGCAAGAAGATCCTCGAACTGCCGCAGTTGATTGTGGACGTCTGCCGGGTTGTTTACTTCAAACATTCGCTGTCGGTGAGCCTGGTAACGAGTTTGGCTGCGAATAATTACGAGTTGCAGTGCAATCTTGTGCGGAATGGTGTTCTGTGGTCGTTGATGATCTTCATGTTCGACTACGACTACACGCTGGACGAGAGTGGAGTGAGCACGGAAGAAAAGTCCAACACGCAGCAAGTGTCCAACAACTTGGCCAAACTGTCGCTGTTGGCATGTGTAGCTCTGGCCGGATATCACATCACCCTGTTGGACGATCCCAAGCAATCCGTGGTGAAACCCATTGCCCAATCAAATCCCACGTCCAGAAGTGATTCACCCCAGCAGCAGGTAGCCGCACGGAGCAACTCTTTGTCGCAAACTCAGCCCTACACGCAGAACGCGTCCAACATCATCCAGAACAATTCCAGCCTTATCCAGTCGGTGACGACCATTCAACAGGACAAGACCTCCCCCGAGACGCAATCCGTCGCATCCGAGTCGGACGAACTGCCAGAAGCCGAGAAGGGACTCAGCAACCGGAAGTACAAAATATCCAGCGCACCCGCGGCCAACGCCCCGGTCAAATCCATGTTGGACGGTCTGTTAACGCCGTTCGTCGCGCACAAGCTCGTCACGGATGCCGACACGGAAGTTCTGAAGCTGCTCAACTCGAACACGCGCAATCCGTACCTCATCTGGGACAACGGAACCCGCGCCCAGCTGATGGACTTTCTCGAGTTTCAACGCACGAACGCGTCCAAGGAGCAGTACGAAGACGTGGCCGACATCCTGGAGCTGGTGCGAGCGTTCTCGTTCGATGCCCACCGGGACGAGCTTAAAATCGGCGGCATCTTCATCCGAATCTACAACGAAATGCCCACGTTCCCGATCATCAATCCGAAGACGTTCGTGATTGACCTGCTGGAGTTCCTTAAGCAAGCTTACAATCACCTGTCGGCGAAAAACGTAAAACCCATTCCTCCGCCGATGGCAGCGTCACCGGTGGCGGCCACCGTTCCGCCACCCTCCGTCAACAGCCAGGGCATCCTGATCCCTACCAAGGCCTGGAAACCTCTAGTCCCCGCCAAGAGCAATGTCCCAGtgaacaacaataacaacaacaacattatcAACAACAATGCTggtcagcagcagcaacaaaagGATTTCAGTACCGTACTGAGCGAGTACAGCCGAGCAAAGCAACGAAGTCAATTAAGTGGTGGGAAAGGTGGCGCCGGTAGTGACAACAAGACTTACGACTTTGCGTCCAATCCGAACGCGATCAACCACATCGTGATGGCGCTGAAGGCGCTGATAGCGGTCATCAAGTCCAACAGCAACGTCGAGATTCAGTGCATTGGTCACTTTGAGATGCTGTTTGGGTTCCTGTCGTCGAGTCTGTGCGATCGGGACAAGGTCCTGAAGTCGCTGGCGCTGGAGGTGGTCTGTCTGGTGTCGCGCAACAAGGAGTGCGTAACGGAGATTTCGGCGTGCGAGATCTTTGGGCTGTATTTGGTGGCGCTGCAAGACAAGGACCTGCGCGATATGCAGCTGAAGGTGCTGGAGACACTTTCTGGGTTGTTGAACGTGCCGAAGATGATCAAGGAGGGTCACTCGAAGGGGGCCGTCATCTACTTGCTGGATCTGTTTGGCAACTCGAACAATCCGCAGATTCGGGAGATGTGCGCGGAACTGCTGTCGAAGATGAACGCCGACAAGCTCAGTGGACCAAAGATTCGCATCACCGTGTGCAAGTATTTACCGCCAGTATTCCTAGATGCCATGATCGATTCGCCGTCGGTGGCGGTCCAGATGTACGAGTCCACCCACGAGCATCCGGAGCTGATCTGGAACGATCGGATACGAACGAGCGTGTCGGACGCCGTGCACGACATGGCGGACAGTTTCTACGCGCAGCAGAAGCGCAACTCCAAAGTGCAGTGGCGTGATCCCGAGGTGCTGCCAGAGATCATCTCCAGCGAGCTGGTCGTGTCCGGCGTGTACCTGCGGCTGTACATTTCCAACCCGGGCTGGACGCTGCGCAAACCCAAGCAATTCCTCGCCGATCTGTTGGACTTTATCGTGGACAACATCAGCCGCAACGGGGTCGACAAGAACGTGCTGGACATTTCCACGACGGCGCTGGTTCTGCTGCTGAACGCTCAGCCCAACCTGGCGGACTCGGTTCCGGTGCTGGGAcacattccaaaattctttcGCCAGCTATCGGTTCAGCCAAAAAGCGCCCTTACGGTGCTGCACCAGCTATCACTGTCTGAG ATTTGCGTGAGTGCCATCTCCCAAACCGACTGCATTCTGTCCCTCAAATCCTGCATGGAAAACCACCGCGAGCTTGTGGCCACGACCTGCGAAACGATGAGCAGACTGTTCAAGTGTCAACAC GACTCGCTGATCCGGCAGGCCCTCGAGTGCCAGCTGATTCCGTACCTGCTGAACCTGCTCGAGAGCCGCATCGAGGCCACCAGCAATCCGGCCATGGTGAAGGCCCAGATCGTGGCCGCCCTGAAAGCCATGACATCCAACCTGACGTACGGCGACCGGGTCGCGCACATCCTCAACCAGAACCCGGTGTGGGCCGAGTACCGGGACCAGAAGCACGACCTCTTCATCACCGACACCAACGTGCGGGGCTATCTGACGG GCGCTCCCAACACCACCGCAGGCTATCTGACCCAGGGACCGGCCAAAAATGTGGAAGTTCTCACCTCACCGCCACCGATCGATCGTGACGATCCACTCTTTAGCCGTACCAGCAGCAACGACTCGTAA